GAAATTGAGTTACTTGAATCAATTTAGGAATTTTCATCAAATGAAAGTTATATTTGTTAACTTTCATAACGACAGGAGCATAAATGACCCAAAATTGCAACGGATGATATTTTTAGCCATTAAAACAACGTAAAGggatattttttacccttttcccttttttgttTACTCACCTCTTTTAACGATTTCAATATCCTGATTCCTAATGTCCTCTtcaattatttttataatttaaaatttcaacagatagaaaaaaaaaaaaaaaaacaatatgacATCCCTAAAATTGGTTTTAACTTCTTTTATCGAAAGCAGTTCAAATGCGTAAAAGCACCGTTTAGTTGTAGCAAAAAATTAGGAAGGATACCGGACTCCCAGTGGTAACTTTGACCTACTAAAGCAAGTGTGTATTTAATTATTTGTTATTTTAATCTAGATAATATTTAACATATATCTTTTATTCCATATTCTACCTCAATAATATACATAGATTTCCTCAAAAACTTGTACAAGTGTTATGTATGAAGAATCGGAAAATTTTTAATCCACCGACGATACATATTGTGCTGAAATTAATTCTCCTTGAAACACCAACCAGACAGTATGTAAGATGCTGTATGTTACGTCGTGTTGATTTTTTATACATGTATCAACACTCCTAAAACAACCACCACCAAATGACAACTTAGTTTGATTGGTATTGGACTTATGTTGTTGCTGGCATAAGTTATCAAAGAACTTATGTTTTATCTCATGCAAAGATAGGTGGAGTAAGCATAGGAAGCATAGCAATTCGTGGATTAAAACAACAAAAATGACCAAAATAACCCTCATTTTTCAATCAATTTTCTTCTAAAAGCTAACAAAATATATTTTAACCCCTACATTACTAATATTTACATTACAACCCATACATTATTAATCCCTATATTACAATCCACGTTATTAATGACCATTACTAATTCCTATATAACTTGAATCTAAATCAAACGACTCTTAAAGTATTAGCAATACGTGGATAAGAACATATGAAGACAGAAATACATTTCCCATAGGCAATTCTTAAATAACAATCCTAATACGTTTTATTCACCATACCAACAATCCATGCATTTTTATTCTCCGTATTATTTATTCTCCACATAATAATCCTTGTATTGTTATTCACCGTATAACAATCCATGCAGTGTACTGCAAACCTTAGCCATCAATAACACGACTTTTAGCTCCAACCGAGCAGCCAGCCAGGGCACCGGAAAGTTCATCAACCAATTTTTTCACAAGGAATCGTATCATTCACAATATGTGCAGGATTTCGAAGTACAAAAATGAATTGAGAAGAACCACTGAACAAATGCAGAGCTGTCTCCAGGACTTCTACCAACACTAAGGAAACTTAGTCTGGTCCAGTGAAGGAAGATAACTCTGAACACAAAAGAACTAAACTAGAACAAATTAATCAAGATCAATAGAAATCTAGAGGTGAATTGAGCTACAGCCTTGGCCCAACCCTGAATACAACCTAAGGGAGTCGAAGCTGGCCAACTTACTTTTTTGTTTTCAAGTTTATAAGACCCTGCGGTTGCAATTGTTACCTAAACTAGATGGAAAAGAAACTTCAAGATTTCCTGGGCACTGGCAACTGGTAATAAAGGAAATCTGCACATTGGAAACATTAGGCTGAGAAAGGTCCGCCTTAAGAACATAAGCACTTaaacgtgcaatatccatatgcTCAGTATTACCTTCACAATCAGTAAAGAATAGTTGCTCGGGCAGATACTTGATTTGCAAGGCAGGATCCAATAAGGAAATAGAGAGTTGCAATCAGGAGAAGAGGCAATGAAGAAGTGCCATTTAACAGATTCTTCTTATACAGAGTGATAAATCAACAACTGCAACTTTTGCCTCACCTGCAATCTCAAAAATCAAAAAGCAAAAATAAGGTAAAGTGATAGCCACAAGCATATCACAATGAGGAGAACCATTAAGTCTGTCACTAAAGAAAaatccccccccaaaaaaaaaaaaaattgaaatgatGGAGACAGAAAAGAGAGCAGTTTGCAGGTGTGATCAACTAAACCTTCAAATTCTTCCATTAGAAGGTGAATGCGGAAAGCATAAGATGACCATAAATCTTTTTGTTGTTCATAACAAACCCCTGCCAAGAGTGAAAAATCATCTCTTCATTCAGCAAAAACCCACTTCATCCACGTGAAGAAGCAATGCTTTGATATATGCTCAGGTAGGTCTACCTGTATAAATCATGATATTAGAAAACCAAGAACAAAAGTAATTTTAACATATCAAACAAGGATATTGCACGCTGTCTACCAATATTTATCCATGAGGCTGTCTAGGTACCCACACTCCTCTGGCCATCAATATAAAAAAAGATCTAAGAAGCAAGATGATGCATGTAATTGACTGCTCAAAAGTCAAAATCCTATTCTTTCAGATGAGCAAATCAGCATATTTTGCTATTTAAATTTCTACTCATGGACACAATCCTCAAACCTGTTAGTTGCGCAGGTAACAGTCTAATATACATGATAAATTATATATGACAAATGTCAAATGCTCTAAGAGCCTATCCATGGAAGAGATGGACAGCACAGGTCCTAAAGGTTCAGGATTCATATGCAACTGTCAAGATAGCAATAAAAAAGCGGAAAATATGGCCAGGCAAACAGGGTAGACCTTGAATGAAAACAATGTATTTTGAACTTACACTGCTCCAAGTAGTAGAATACCCATCAGTAGATAACAACCAGTCACCAGATGTCGGATGCAACTCCAGTCTACTCCCAATAACACCGGCAAATTCAATTCCGTCTAATTCTTCGAAGTCAAGATcccttctctttttctttctgtGTTTTTGCCTTTTCTTACGCTTATTTCTGGCTGAAGACCTGTTGTCCTGCTCAGACTCGCTTTCTTCCAGAAGCTGGTCGTGATCTAATATTGGATAAGTCTTGGATTTGCGAAAGCTTATGTCATTGCCGACAAATAAACTCTCCCAGGAATTCGAATGCTGGAACTTCTCGGATAAATAATAGTAGAAAGCCCAAGACTGCAGTCCCAACCATTTTATAGTCTCTACAGATTTTCTTCTGAAGCATTCTCGCAGAATTGTTGCAAAGCTATCTTTAGGGATTGTTGGCGAACAAATTTGGAAAACGACATGCTTAACCTTTTCCTTTTGCTCCTGACTACCTTCTTCACGTATAAATCGCATAAGTTGCCGACGTTGAGTAGTCACTGCATTCAAGAGAAGCAACTGATCAAGAGAATTATTGCCATCCCACTTGGAAAGGATGATCTCCAGCAACTGATCAAGAGAATCATGACAATCCATCTTTTGCAACCTTGGTTTAGCATAACTTTGGAGTAAATCCAAGAAAACCATTAGATCTTGTTCCCCAAGAATGACGAGAAGGTGTTGACATAAGAAAGAGAAAGATTGCTCAATCAGAAACTCATCTATAATTTCCCACACTTCTTTCAAATCATCCTTGTACATCAAGTCAATAAACATATTGATAAAAAAATCATTATCAATGGTCAGAATGTCGCCATCTTTTAATGACTCGGCAAATTCCTTAGATGACCAAAATCCAGGAACATACTCAAGAAAATTCTCCACTGTTCGCTCAACGTCCAGATCAAGAAAATAGTGAGGCTTTGTGGCAACCATTGCAGGTGATTGTCCATGTTTTCCCCTCCACTCGAGCTCCTCCCAACAGATGTCTCTATTCACAAAGGCAAACTGCGATAGTGCCTTAGCCCCCTTTGTATGGTCCGCATAACCCGTACCGGCAAAATTAGAGAACCACTGCAAAATACGGTTTTGGTTTCCTGCATGATCAATAATTTGCAGACAAAAAAAGATGCTGAGAGTAGGTAATCAGTTCAGAAAAATGTCTTAGTAAGTGAGAACAGAGGTGGTAAACCACATGACTATCCTCTACAGTCATCCAAATCACAAGGCAACCAATCATAATGAAGTCATTTTGATAATAATATTAGAACAAAGATTAGGAACACTAGTTATCAACATTAGCTTTCATTTCCCTCACGAAGGAAAATTACATAGAAAATTACATACAAGAAATTAAGAcaaattatttcactttattgtTCATTCAGTAACTCTTGAACAAGATACCCCAGAAAGAATGCACTCTGGCAATTTCATGTTCCTTTAATCCTCCAAATCCCTGCCACACACGTGTCGATCCAACACGATTTGGCTGTGGGCTGTGGGTTTGGGATCCACACCGGATTTAACTTACCTTGAGTGCTTT
The nucleotide sequence above comes from Lycium barbarum isolate Lr01 chromosome 3, ASM1917538v2, whole genome shotgun sequence. Encoded proteins:
- the LOC132631641 gene encoding uncharacterized protein LOC132631641 isoform X2; this encodes MLQLFLSKPSWRENATDETVEQRKALLNELESVIWSLVLVEGRSESRLWLCNAVAGIKSITPRNQRELFMTLLTCKPLKRPLVGQLLQLLFQEEPQKAGHIIAKKCFLLENFFKGNQNRILQWFSNFAGTGYADHTKGAKALSQFAFVNRDICWEELEWRGKHGQSPAMVATKPHYFLDLDVERTVENFLEYVPGFWSSKEFAESLKDGDILTIDNDFFINMFIDLMYKDDLKEVWEIIDEFLIEQSFSFLCQHLLVILGEQDLMVFLDLLQSYAKPRLQKMDCHDSLDQLLEIILSKWDGNNSLDQLLLLNAVTTQRRQLMRFIREEGSQEQKEKVKHVVFQICSPTIPKDSFATILRECFRRKSVETIKWLGLQSWAFYYYLSEKFQHSNSWESLFVGNDISFRKSKTYPILDHDQLLEESESEQDNRSSARNKRKKRQKHRKKKRRDLDFEELDGIEFAGVIGSRLELHPTSGDWLLSTDGYSTTWSSVDLPEHISKHCFFTWMKWVFAE
- the LOC132631641 gene encoding uncharacterized protein LOC132631641 isoform X1, giving the protein MCSYTVVRVCVCVCVCVCDVHVKFLESFALYVCEFRNTLLDICFDISIIRDKMLQLFLSKPSWRENATDETVEQRKALLNELESVIWSLVLVEGRSESRLWLCNAVAGIKSITPRNQRELFMTLLTCKPLKRPLVGQLLQLLFQEEPQKAGHIIAKKCFLLENFFKGNQNRILQWFSNFAGTGYADHTKGAKALSQFAFVNRDICWEELEWRGKHGQSPAMVATKPHYFLDLDVERTVENFLEYVPGFWSSKEFAESLKDGDILTIDNDFFINMFIDLMYKDDLKEVWEIIDEFLIEQSFSFLCQHLLVILGEQDLMVFLDLLQSYAKPRLQKMDCHDSLDQLLEIILSKWDGNNSLDQLLLLNAVTTQRRQLMRFIREEGSQEQKEKVKHVVFQICSPTIPKDSFATILRECFRRKSVETIKWLGLQSWAFYYYLSEKFQHSNSWESLFVGNDISFRKSKTYPILDHDQLLEESESEQDNRSSARNKRKKRQKHRKKKRRDLDFEELDGIEFAGVIGSRLELHPTSGDWLLSTDGYSTTWSSVDLPEHISKHCFFTWMKWVFAE